In Paenibacillus guangzhouensis, a single window of DNA contains:
- a CDS encoding thiol-activated cytolysin family protein, producing the protein MTTLNNRKLMKWLGCLFISVSVFSNSGISFAAAGMPNDIDDGIAGLNYNRYDVLAVNGDQINSFVPKEGILSSGKYIVIERDKKSLTTSPIDISIVDSIMNRSYPGAIQLANEDFANNQPSLVMAARKPLNISIDLPGLKNENTLLVENPNYSQVSGAVDQLVSTWIEKYSDTHTLPARLQYAESMVYSKNQIASALNVNAQVLNNTLGIDFNAVASGEKKVMVAAYKQIFYTVSAALPNNPSDLFDDSVTFAELARKGVSNEAPPLMVTNVAYGRTIYVKLETTSKSSDVQAAFKALLSNPNIQASSSGQYKDIYDESSFTAVVLGGDAQTHNQVVTKDFNMILSVIKDNAQFSSRNPAYPISYTSVFLKDNAIAAVHNNTDYIETKSTEYSKGKITLNHSGAYVAQFDVSWDEFTYDANGQETITHQTWKDNGRDKTAHYSTEIPLPPNAKNITIVARECTGLAWDWWRTVVNEINMPLSSNIKVSIWGTTLYPGASVSLES; encoded by the coding sequence ATGACAACGCTAAACAACAGAAAACTCATGAAATGGCTCGGTTGCCTATTCATTAGTGTAAGCGTTTTCTCAAACTCAGGCATATCATTCGCTGCAGCCGGCATGCCGAATGATATCGATGATGGAATCGCAGGCCTGAATTATAATCGTTATGACGTATTAGCTGTCAATGGCGATCAAATCAATAGTTTTGTTCCAAAAGAAGGTATCCTGTCGAGCGGTAAATATATTGTTATTGAACGGGACAAGAAATCGCTCACTACGTCTCCGATCGATATTTCCATTGTAGATTCAATTATGAACCGTTCGTATCCCGGCGCGATACAGCTTGCCAATGAGGATTTCGCGAATAATCAGCCTAGTCTGGTTATGGCTGCAAGAAAACCATTAAATATCAGTATTGATCTACCCGGGTTGAAAAATGAGAATACGCTGCTAGTGGAGAATCCGAATTATAGCCAAGTATCGGGTGCCGTTGATCAGCTCGTGTCGACCTGGATTGAGAAGTATTCGGATACACATACCTTGCCTGCAAGATTGCAGTATGCGGAATCGATGGTCTATAGTAAGAACCAAATTGCATCCGCATTGAATGTGAACGCACAAGTGCTGAACAATACACTCGGCATCGACTTTAACGCGGTAGCAAGCGGTGAGAAGAAAGTGATGGTCGCAGCTTACAAGCAAATTTTCTATACGGTAAGTGCGGCGCTTCCAAACAATCCATCGGATCTCTTTGATGACAGCGTAACGTTTGCAGAATTGGCCCGTAAAGGGGTAAGCAACGAGGCTCCGCCGCTAATGGTCACCAATGTGGCTTATGGCAGAACCATTTACGTCAAATTGGAGACAACTTCAAAGAGCAGTGATGTCCAAGCAGCATTCAAAGCATTGCTGAGCAATCCGAACATTCAAGCGAGCAGCAGCGGGCAGTACAAAGATATTTATGATGAAAGTTCATTCACGGCTGTTGTGTTAGGCGGCGACGCACAGACACATAATCAAGTCGTTACGAAAGACTTCAATATGATCCTAAGTGTCATTAAAGATAATGCACAATTTAGCAGTAGAAATCCAGCATACCCAATTTCATATACAAGCGTCTTCTTGAAAGACAATGCCATTGCTGCTGTTCACAACAATACAGATTATATAGAGACCAAATCAACGGAATATTCGAAAGGTAAAATTACGCTGAATCACAGCGGTGCGTACGTAGCGCAGTTCGACGTATCCTGGGATGAATTCACATATGATGCGAATGGACAAGAAACCATTACGCATCAAACGTGGAAAGACAATGGTCGCGATAAAACGGCGCATTACTCGACGGAGATTCCACTTCCGCCTAACGCCAAAAACATCACCATCGTAGCGCGAGAATGCACGGGTCTTGCATGGGATTGGTGGAGAACCGTAGTCAACGAGATCAACATGCCATTATCGAGCAATATCAAAGTATCAATCTGGGGAACGACGTTATACCCTGGAGCATCGGTCAGTCTCGAATCTTAA
- a CDS encoding N-acetylmannosamine-6-phosphate 2-epimerase — protein MIASIKNKIIVSCQAWPGTPFYGDPRLMRAMAESALLGGAGGIRANGADDVREIKTTVDLPVIGINKLPDRYGVRIITPDFESARVLAEAGADIVALDATFQARGDEAELQQLIHEIQSRLSLPVMADISNLEEAIRAERLGADVVATTMAGYTSYTEQDKTEGPDFELITRIARQVKLPVIGEGRFALPSDAHEAITVRGAHSVVVGTSITAPWEITARFVRAI, from the coding sequence ATGATCGCATCGATAAAAAATAAAATTATCGTATCCTGTCAGGCATGGCCTGGAACACCATTCTATGGTGATCCGAGGCTAATGCGGGCGATGGCTGAAAGCGCTTTACTGGGCGGCGCTGGAGGCATTCGAGCGAATGGCGCCGACGATGTTCGCGAGATTAAGACGACGGTCGATCTGCCGGTGATCGGCATTAATAAACTGCCTGATCGGTACGGCGTCCGCATCATTACGCCGGACTTCGAGAGCGCTCGTGTACTGGCAGAAGCAGGCGCTGATATAGTCGCGCTGGATGCCACCTTTCAGGCGAGAGGAGATGAAGCCGAACTGCAGCAACTGATTCACGAGATTCAATCCCGTTTATCCCTTCCGGTTATGGCGGATATCTCAAATCTAGAAGAAGCCATACGGGCTGAACGACTCGGCGCTGATGTCGTCGCGACGACCATGGCGGGCTATACCTCCTATACGGAGCAAGATAAAACAGAAGGACCTGATTTCGAATTGATTACTCGCATCGCCCGGCAGGTTAAGTTACCTGTCATCGGTGAAGGTCGGTTTGCACTTCCGTCCGATGCTCACGAGGCGATTACGGTTCGCGGTGCTCACAGTGTCGTTGTCGGCACATCGATTACAGCGCCGTGGGAGATAACGGCGAGGTTCGTCAGAGCGATTTAA
- a CDS encoding glycoside hydrolase family 3 protein — protein MSTRTDLQHYPYMNASLPIEERVADLLSRMSLEEKVRQLDIYSGNEISDSVESLNADALNYEKMEKVSAGIGIGCIQNRNSKAETANKIQEYIIQNTKWGIPVLFSEEGLHGFGWRGCTVLPQQVALASTFEPELGYKQARVIASEARSFGIHEVWAPVLDLAREIRWGRVEEGYGEDPYLGSLFAESMVRGLQTDDLTRADAVVSEPKHFTGYGAPRGGHNCAPAMMGHHDNASFCLPVFEAAFQAGAMNTMCSYNSIDGTPVAADHSLLTGVLRDQWGMKGFVRADMTAVSMLHTCHYVAESKREAIKMGLEAGVDMQLYDFPHDIYQDNIIDLVRSGEVDEKVVDTAAGRVLTVKFAVGLFENPYTDIELSEKVVHCEEHVQTALEVARKSITLLKNSKNMLPLKKDIGKIAVIGPSADVPRYGDYSSPVVPEHAVTLLQGIKNIVSDKTEVIYAKGCEILESDLMPIPDRWLKDHAGNDGLLGEYFNSLSFEGEPACVRNDRQIHFNWIYTKPADGVNADNFTVRWTGKIKPDATVDGYIGLSSMDSMRLWIDGKMLVDGWGEHDANQMVAFQFVQGEEYDVKVEYLNDSRGVRVILGYSLGNNDMDAAVKAAQEADVAIVAVGDNEQTSGENLDRADLNLPGRQLELVKKIYETGTPVVLVLQNGRPMSITWEAEHLHAIVEAWFVGEQGGNAMAEVIFGDVNPAGRIPMSFPRSVGQLPVFYNRRPFYGHKYVEMDWLPLYPFGYGLSYTTFAYSDLDISAQEIAPDGEVNVSFNVTNTGTVAGEEVAQLYIRDEFSSTVRPCKELAGFKRIRLEPGETKRITLTLGYRQLRTLTRTYEWVVEPGKFEVMVGPNSDEAPLTGAFYVRK, from the coding sequence ATGAGCACAAGAACAGACTTACAACATTACCCTTATATGAATGCAAGCTTGCCGATTGAAGAAAGAGTTGCGGACCTATTATCGAGAATGTCGCTGGAAGAAAAGGTAAGACAGCTTGATATTTATTCGGGCAACGAAATTTCCGATTCCGTCGAAAGCCTTAATGCAGATGCGCTGAACTATGAAAAAATGGAAAAGGTATCTGCCGGCATTGGCATCGGATGCATCCAAAACCGAAACTCCAAAGCAGAGACAGCCAATAAAATTCAGGAATATATCATCCAAAATACAAAATGGGGGATTCCGGTACTCTTCAGCGAAGAGGGACTTCACGGGTTTGGATGGAGAGGCTGTACCGTGCTCCCTCAGCAGGTTGCGCTTGCATCAACATTTGAGCCTGAACTCGGATATAAACAAGCGAGAGTCATCGCTTCGGAGGCGCGCAGCTTTGGTATCCATGAGGTTTGGGCACCTGTTCTCGATCTAGCTAGGGAAATTCGATGGGGACGCGTGGAAGAAGGATACGGAGAAGATCCCTATCTAGGGTCTTTGTTTGCGGAGAGTATGGTAAGAGGGCTTCAGACGGATGATCTCACAAGAGCCGATGCCGTGGTGTCGGAACCCAAACACTTCACAGGATACGGTGCGCCAAGGGGAGGGCACAATTGCGCTCCGGCCATGATGGGGCATCATGACAATGCATCATTCTGTCTGCCTGTATTTGAGGCTGCGTTCCAAGCGGGTGCCATGAATACCATGTGTTCCTATAACTCCATTGACGGCACACCTGTGGCTGCTGACCATTCGCTACTAACTGGTGTACTCCGTGACCAGTGGGGCATGAAGGGCTTCGTCAGAGCGGACATGACGGCAGTCTCCATGCTGCATACCTGTCACTATGTGGCCGAGAGCAAACGGGAAGCGATCAAGATGGGGCTTGAAGCTGGCGTGGATATGCAGCTTTACGACTTTCCGCATGATATCTACCAGGATAACATTATTGACCTTGTCCGATCAGGCGAGGTGGACGAGAAGGTTGTAGACACAGCTGCAGGACGCGTCCTTACCGTTAAATTTGCCGTAGGGCTCTTTGAAAATCCATATACGGATATTGAACTTTCTGAGAAAGTTGTCCACTGTGAAGAGCACGTGCAGACGGCGCTCGAAGTTGCAAGAAAGTCGATCACTCTGTTAAAAAACAGCAAAAATATGCTTCCTCTTAAAAAAGACATCGGTAAGATTGCAGTAATCGGACCAAGCGCCGACGTTCCCCGTTACGGAGATTACAGCAGCCCTGTCGTGCCTGAGCATGCGGTTACGCTTCTGCAAGGTATCAAGAACATCGTTTCGGACAAGACCGAAGTGATCTATGCCAAAGGCTGCGAGATTCTGGAGTCCGACCTTATGCCGATTCCGGACAGATGGCTTAAGGACCATGCCGGAAACGACGGGCTTTTGGGTGAGTACTTTAATTCTCTTTCTTTTGAGGGAGAACCTGCTTGCGTACGAAATGATCGGCAGATCCACTTCAACTGGATTTATACCAAGCCTGCTGACGGCGTTAACGCAGATAACTTTACCGTTCGCTGGACAGGCAAAATAAAACCGGACGCTACCGTGGATGGTTACATTGGACTCAGCAGCATGGACAGCATGCGCCTATGGATAGACGGCAAGATGCTTGTGGACGGTTGGGGAGAGCATGACGCCAATCAGATGGTGGCGTTCCAATTCGTCCAAGGCGAGGAGTACGACGTGAAGGTTGAATATCTCAACGATTCTCGTGGCGTAAGGGTTATCCTCGGTTACAGTCTTGGTAATAACGATATGGATGCAGCAGTGAAGGCGGCACAAGAGGCGGATGTTGCCATCGTTGCGGTGGGTGACAACGAGCAGACCTCTGGAGAGAACCTGGATCGCGCGGACCTGAATCTTCCGGGAAGACAACTAGAACTCGTGAAGAAAATTTATGAGACCGGAACACCTGTTGTTCTTGTGCTCCAAAACGGACGTCCGATGTCGATCACATGGGAGGCAGAGCATCTGCATGCGATTGTAGAGGCATGGTTTGTTGGCGAGCAGGGCGGTAATGCCATGGCAGAGGTGATTTTCGGAGATGTCAATCCTGCAGGCCGCATTCCGATGTCTTTCCCGAGATCGGTAGGTCAGCTGCCTGTATTCTATAATCGCAGACCGTTCTATGGACATAAATATGTTGAAATGGACTGGCTTCCGTTGTACCCATTCGGATATGGCCTGAGTTACACGACATTTGCTTATTCGGATCTTGATATTTCCGCGCAGGAAATTGCTCCGGATGGAGAAGTGAATGTATCGTTTAACGTAACCAATACGGGAACTGTTGCAGGGGAGGAAGTTGCCCAGCTCTATATCCGAGATGAATTCAGCAGCACGGTCAGACCGTGCAAGGAGCTCGCGGGCTTTAAGCGAATTCGCCTTGAACCAGGCGAAACCAAGCGCATCACGCTGACACTGGGGTATCGACAACTCCGGACACTGACGAGAACCTATGAATGGGTTGTGGAACCGGGTAAATTCGAGGTGATGGTCGGGCCGAACTCGGACGAGGCTCCGTTGACAGGAGCGTTTTACGTTCGGAAATAA
- a CDS encoding MurR/RpiR family transcriptional regulator, with product MSDTLPPVQDRTGEGLTLFAMIQNAYDSFSVTEKRIADLILNSPETIIYNTVTQVAEGLEVAQSTVTRFCRTIDLRGYQELKIRLAQELERRQPAMPEQEAQSLPGQLANNAANSILDAAMHIEESVFESAVAAILGARKIHIFGLGESGPMAQLLKIKLLGLGLMVDAQVDVHLQMIAAAHLDSGDVAIGISQQGSTKDIVAAMQAARKSGAKTIGITGHGKAPITEVSDISLVCMNRGLSNIVESFKSKASMLYVIELLSISLTLKMTDQSLEIKKLWKTTDSILDKLY from the coding sequence ATGAGCGATACATTGCCACCTGTTCAGGATCGAACAGGAGAAGGACTCACATTATTTGCAATGATTCAGAATGCTTATGATAGCTTCAGCGTCACGGAAAAACGGATTGCCGATTTGATTCTCAATTCGCCCGAGACGATTATTTATAACACAGTGACTCAAGTCGCCGAAGGTCTGGAGGTAGCGCAATCTACCGTGACGAGATTCTGCCGGACGATCGATTTGCGCGGCTATCAAGAACTCAAAATCCGCTTGGCTCAAGAGCTGGAGCGCAGACAGCCAGCGATGCCGGAGCAAGAAGCGCAGAGCCTTCCCGGACAACTCGCGAATAATGCGGCGAACAGTATCTTAGATGCAGCCATGCATATCGAGGAGTCCGTGTTCGAATCAGCGGTAGCGGCCATTCTGGGCGCGCGAAAGATACATATTTTCGGTCTTGGGGAATCGGGCCCGATGGCTCAGCTGCTGAAGATCAAATTGCTGGGGCTTGGCCTCATGGTCGATGCGCAAGTCGATGTCCATCTGCAGATGATTGCGGCAGCGCATCTGGATTCGGGCGATGTGGCGATCGGGATCTCGCAGCAGGGCAGCACGAAGGATATCGTTGCCGCCATGCAAGCGGCACGCAAGTCTGGGGCGAAGACCATTGGCATCACAGGGCATGGGAAAGCGCCGATTACGGAGGTCTCGGATATTAGTCTCGTCTGCATGAATCGCGGGCTGAGCAATATCGTGGAGAGCTTCAAGAGTAAGGCATCGATGCTGTACGTCATTGAGTTGTTAAGCATCAGTTTGACATTGAAAATGACCGATCAGTCGCTGGAGATCAAAAAATTGTGGAAGACGACCGATTCAATTCTCGACAAATTGTATTAA